Proteins encoded by one window of Dietzia sp. B32:
- a CDS encoding gamma carbonic anhydrase family protein: MAVYALGDLEPDIAPDAWVHPDAVVIGRVTLAAGVSVWPTAVLRGDYGRIEIGAMTNIQDGTIVHCTATEPTIIGEHCVVGHNTHIEGATIGDGALISSGSIVLNGSVIGAGAVVAAGCLVPPRFELPARRMAMGMPARIREGHEVDPAMLEGNTQMYHENAMRYRAELRRLD; this comes from the coding sequence ATGGCCGTCTATGCGCTCGGAGACCTCGAACCAGACATCGCCCCCGATGCGTGGGTGCACCCCGATGCGGTGGTCATCGGCCGGGTGACGCTCGCCGCCGGCGTCTCGGTGTGGCCCACCGCGGTCCTGCGCGGTGACTACGGGCGCATCGAGATCGGCGCCATGACCAATATCCAGGACGGCACGATCGTCCACTGCACGGCCACCGAGCCGACGATCATCGGCGAGCACTGCGTGGTGGGGCACAACACGCACATCGAGGGGGCGACCATCGGCGACGGGGCCCTCATCTCGTCGGGCTCGATCGTGCTCAACGGATCGGTGATCGGGGCCGGGGCGGTCGTGGCCGCCGGATGCCTGGTGCCGCCGCGGTTCGAGCTCCCCGCCCGCCGGATGGCCATGGGGATGCCGGCGAGGATCCGCGAGGGCCACGAGGTGGACCCCGCGATGCTCGAGGGCAACACGCAGATGTACCACGAGAACGCCATGCGCTACCGCGCCGAACTACGCCGGCTCGACTGA
- the thiL gene encoding thiamine-phosphate kinase, with protein sequence MAAVIDRALTVAEAGEAAVLAVLSDAGGVAVSHRGTDRPGVDRPGVEDPVGNGDDAAVLGPAAATVVTTDMLVEGTHFRLDLTGWGDLGRRAVAQNVSDVLAMGAECSRVLVALAVPAGTTMGQIEDLAAGVHGEAARSGAVVVGGDLTRADLVVVGVTAIGTLPDGARPLRIDGAQPGDTVALTGAPGRSAAGLALLLAGQPDGPLQQSHRVPVTPIGSGTAARLAGARSLTDVSDGLLRDLSGLARASGVEAELVTDDLPVDPILVEAAVMLGAADPRGQVLDWILDGGEDHGLLATFPPGATVPPEFTVIGTIRHGDPGRVTLDGEPRTPGGWDSARGAN encoded by the coding sequence GTGGCCGCCGTGATCGACCGTGCGCTGACCGTCGCCGAGGCGGGCGAGGCCGCGGTCCTCGCCGTCCTGAGCGACGCGGGCGGGGTCGCGGTGAGCCACCGGGGCACGGACCGGCCGGGGGTGGACCGGCCGGGGGTGGAGGACCCGGTCGGCAACGGCGACGACGCCGCGGTCCTGGGGCCCGCCGCCGCCACCGTGGTCACCACCGACATGCTCGTCGAGGGCACCCACTTCCGCCTCGACCTCACCGGCTGGGGCGACCTGGGCAGGAGAGCGGTGGCCCAGAACGTCTCCGACGTCCTGGCGATGGGCGCCGAGTGCTCACGTGTCCTGGTGGCCCTCGCCGTGCCGGCCGGGACGACCATGGGGCAGATCGAGGACCTCGCCGCCGGCGTCCACGGAGAAGCCGCGCGGTCCGGTGCCGTCGTGGTGGGCGGGGATCTCACCAGGGCGGACCTCGTCGTCGTCGGAGTCACGGCGATCGGCACCCTGCCGGACGGCGCCCGCCCCCTACGGATCGACGGCGCGCAGCCGGGTGACACGGTCGCCCTCACCGGCGCGCCCGGGCGCTCCGCCGCCGGACTCGCGCTCCTCCTCGCCGGCCAGCCCGACGGCCCGCTCCAACAGTCTCACCGGGTGCCCGTCACGCCGATCGGCTCCGGCACCGCCGCCCGGCTGGCCGGCGCGCGGTCCCTCACCGATGTCAGTGACGGCCTGCTCCGCGACCTGTCGGGGCTCGCCCGGGCCTCGGGGGTCGAGGCCGAGCTCGTCACCGACGATCTGCCCGTCGACCCGATCCTCGTCGAGGCGGCCGTCATGCTCGGTGCAGCGGACCCCCGGGGGCAGGTCCTGGACTGGATCCTCGACGGCGGGGAGGACCACGGGCTGCTGGCCACCTTCCCGCCCGGGGCGACGGTCCCCCCCGAGTTCACGGTGATCGGGACCATCCGTCACGGTGATCCCGGCCGGGTCACCCTCGACGGCGAGCCCCGCACCCCGGGAGGCTGGGACTCCGCAAGGGGCGCGAACTAG
- a CDS encoding DUF3515 domain-containing protein: MASTDADPGNRYDAGPRETGDPAARTVPVSRIVVVLAVVIPLIMLAVVLVMVRSVGDEASEAAASEPVAAVPIPSPGAGSEECAALVEALPEALGDAGRVALVEPAPEGTAAYRMPDAEPVIVRCGLPAPPTFTVGVGLQEVNGVQWFNEPDPDPAVTASTWVAVDRPQFVAVTLPEGSGTGPIQDLSAALVETFEAVEPDPAPVG, translated from the coding sequence GTGGCTTCGACGGATGCGGATCCCGGGAACCGGTACGACGCGGGCCCGCGGGAGACCGGGGATCCTGCTGCGCGGACGGTTCCGGTCTCGAGGATCGTGGTGGTCCTGGCGGTCGTCATCCCGTTGATCATGCTGGCGGTGGTGTTGGTCATGGTCCGCTCGGTGGGCGACGAGGCCTCGGAGGCGGCGGCGAGCGAGCCGGTGGCCGCGGTACCCATCCCCTCCCCCGGCGCCGGGTCCGAGGAGTGCGCCGCCCTGGTCGAGGCACTCCCGGAGGCCCTCGGTGACGCCGGCCGGGTCGCACTCGTCGAACCCGCGCCGGAGGGCACCGCCGCGTACCGGATGCCCGACGCCGAACCGGTGATCGTCCGCTGCGGGTTGCCGGCTCCACCGACGTTCACGGTGGGCGTGGGTCTCCAGGAGGTCAACGGCGTCCAGTGGTTCAACGAGCCGGATCCGGACCCCGCGGTCACCGCGTCGACCTGGGTGGCCGTCGACCGCCCGCAGTTCGTCGCCGTCACGCTGCCGGAAGGCAGTGGCACCGGCCCGATCCAGGACCTGTCGGCCGCGTTGGTCGAGACGTTCGAGGCCGTGGAGCCGGACCCGGCACCGGTCGGCTGA
- a CDS encoding D-alanine--D-alanine ligase family protein codes for MNRITVAVLYGGRSSEHSVSCVSAGAVMSHLDRSAYEVIPVGITETGAWTLGPEDVSDLRIVDRRMPQVDPHRPQVALGVSVDDRGVLRFVDGDRAGEEIARVDVVFPVMHGTHAEDGTIQGLLELSGIPYVGPGVFASAAGMDKEFTKVVLGAAGLPIGRQVVLRPGTETLSAADRDHLGLPLFVKPARGGSSIGITKVSRAEELDAAIAAARRFDPKVIVEAAIVGREVECGVLEYPDGRVEASLPAELHIPGEPTGAAGESDGDAFYDFDTKYLDDVTTFDLPADLSDEETGRLRAMAVEAFHALDARGLSRVDFFVTADGPVINEVNTMPGFTQISMYPQMWAATGVDYPGLLDTLLRTALGRG; via the coding sequence GTGAACCGCATCACCGTTGCCGTCCTCTACGGCGGTCGTAGCTCCGAGCACTCCGTGAGCTGCGTCTCCGCCGGCGCCGTCATGAGTCACCTCGACCGCTCCGCCTACGAGGTGATTCCCGTCGGGATCACCGAGACCGGGGCGTGGACGCTCGGCCCGGAAGACGTGTCCGACCTGCGCATCGTCGACCGGAGAATGCCGCAGGTCGACCCGCACCGCCCGCAGGTCGCCCTCGGGGTGTCGGTCGACGACCGCGGCGTACTGCGCTTCGTGGATGGTGACCGCGCCGGCGAGGAGATCGCCCGGGTGGACGTCGTGTTCCCCGTCATGCACGGCACCCACGCCGAGGACGGGACCATCCAGGGGTTGCTCGAGCTCTCGGGGATCCCGTACGTCGGTCCCGGCGTGTTCGCCAGCGCGGCCGGGATGGACAAGGAGTTCACCAAGGTCGTACTCGGCGCGGCGGGCCTGCCGATCGGCCGGCAGGTCGTCCTGCGGCCGGGCACGGAGACGCTCTCGGCCGCGGACCGCGACCACCTCGGTCTCCCGCTGTTCGTCAAGCCGGCCCGCGGTGGCTCGTCCATCGGCATCACCAAGGTCTCCCGTGCGGAGGAACTCGACGCGGCCATCGCGGCCGCGCGACGCTTCGACCCGAAGGTGATCGTCGAGGCCGCCATCGTCGGCCGTGAGGTCGAGTGCGGGGTCCTCGAGTACCCCGACGGCCGGGTCGAGGCGAGTCTGCCCGCCGAACTGCACATCCCCGGCGAACCGACCGGTGCCGCCGGGGAGTCGGACGGCGACGCCTTCTACGACTTCGACACCAAGTACCTCGACGACGTCACCACCTTCGACCTGCCCGCCGACCTGTCGGACGAGGAGACCGGACGACTGCGCGCGATGGCGGTGGAGGCGTTCCACGCCCTGGACGCCCGGGGGCTGAGCCGGGTCGACTTCTTCGTCACCGCCGACGGGCCGGTGATCAACGAGGTGAACACCATGCCCGGGTTCACCCAGATCTCCATGTACCCCCAGATGTGGGCGGCGACGGGGGTGGACTACCCGGGTCTGCTCGACACCCTGCTGCGGACCGCGCTCGGCCGGGGCTGA
- a CDS encoding NAD(P)H-dependent glycerol-3-phosphate dehydrogenase translates to MARIAVMGAGSWGTAVGKVLADAGSEVVMWARRDEVAAGINEEHCNSKYLPDIVLPATVTASTDPARVLRGAEEVVLAVPSQSLRGNLENWVDLLEPDAGVISLAKGIETGTLLRISEVVAEVTGIDESRIAALSGPNLAREIAEGQPAATVIACTDDERAARLQDAFSTPYFRPYTNTDVVGCEIGGATKNVIALVCGIATGMGLGDNTMATLVTRGLAETTRLGVALGANQMTFAGLAGLGDLVATCTSPLSRNRTFGERLGRGETLEQAQEATNGQVAEGVKSCTSIRELSRRVGVEMPLTEAIHEICHEGGDAVEVAVRLMRRSTKPE, encoded by the coding sequence ATGGCGCGGATCGCGGTGATGGGTGCGGGATCCTGGGGGACCGCGGTCGGCAAGGTGCTCGCCGACGCCGGATCCGAGGTCGTGATGTGGGCCCGACGCGACGAGGTGGCGGCCGGGATCAACGAGGAGCACTGCAACTCCAAGTACCTCCCCGACATCGTCCTCCCGGCGACTGTCACCGCGTCGACCGACCCGGCCCGCGTCCTGAGGGGTGCGGAGGAGGTCGTGCTGGCGGTCCCGTCACAGAGTCTGCGTGGCAACCTCGAGAACTGGGTCGACCTGCTCGAGCCCGATGCCGGGGTCATCTCGCTGGCCAAGGGGATCGAGACCGGGACGCTACTGCGTATCAGCGAGGTCGTCGCCGAGGTCACTGGTATCGATGAGAGCAGGATCGCCGCCCTGTCCGGTCCCAACCTCGCGAGGGAGATCGCCGAGGGGCAGCCGGCGGCCACCGTGATCGCCTGCACGGATGACGAGCGCGCGGCCCGACTCCAGGACGCCTTCTCCACCCCCTACTTCCGTCCGTACACCAACACCGACGTCGTGGGCTGCGAGATCGGCGGCGCCACGAAGAACGTCATCGCCCTCGTCTGCGGCATCGCCACCGGGATGGGGCTGGGCGACAACACCATGGCCACCCTCGTCACCCGGGGACTGGCCGAGACCACCCGGCTCGGTGTGGCCCTGGGCGCCAACCAGATGACGTTCGCCGGCCTCGCGGGACTGGGTGACCTCGTGGCCACCTGCACCTCCCCCCTGTCGCGTAACCGGACCTTCGGCGAGCGTCTGGGGAGGGGAGAGACCCTCGAGCAGGCCCAGGAGGCCACCAACGGCCAGGTGGCGGAGGGGGTCAAATCCTGCACGTCGATCCGCGAACTCTCCCGGCGGGTCGGGGTGGAGATGCCGCTGACCGAGGCGATCCACGAGATCTGTCACGAAGGGGGCGACGCCGTCGAGGTGGCGGTGCGCCTCATGAGGCGGAGCACGAAGCCCGAGTAG